The window TGAGCGTCCAAAGCATCTTGTGGATCACTATAACAAGGCATAATCACCCCTAAAGTATTATCTGGAAAAGCCTTCTTACATAAAGTAGCCGTTACTGCTGAGTCAATTCCTCCACTTAAACCAATTACCGCTCCATTACACCCTGCCTCTGTTACCTTATCTCTAATCCATTCTACCAATTGCTCAATTATTTGATTATAATCTTTTTCTAACATTTTCTCTCCTCCAAACCAGTAATAACTATAATATTCTAACCGAAGTCTTATTTAATTAATTATAACACAGATAGAATAATTTGCAAAAGGTAAACTACAAAATCATGAGTGATGATTAGCTAATCACCACTCATAAACTCTTGTTATTTACTCTTTATTTCCTGCTAGATAAATGGACTGCTAACCCAATCGATAAATAATAATGTAGGAAGAACCTCTTCATCATCTAGATCATAAGAAAAATCAAAGGAATTATGTAACTTGATCTCAATCACCTTATCTTCATTATATAAAAAATTAATCTCTTCTTCTTTTTTAAAGACCCGAAAATCATCTTTATTTATCTCCAAGGCTAACTCCTGATCATTTTCAGCACCTGGAACATAAAGTTTATACTCTACCATCACCAACATCAATTTATCCTCTAAATTTACTGCTCGTAAAAAAGGTATAGGTTTAGAAATCCCATGAGGATAATCAGCATTACGGATTTGGGGAACAACACAATCTAATAAGACTCCATATCCTTTATCAGAAATTAAATTATTAAATAGATTAGTAACTTCTTCATAATCAATCTCTTTACCATAATTGTTATCTTTACTGGTATAAAACTTACTCATTCTCCTACCTCCTTTTTATTAGAATACCATAAAACAATTATTTTGATTAATAATTTTACACTTTAAAAGAAAAAAGAGAAGGAATCATCTTCCTTCTCTTAATATTAACTATTAAATTATTATTCAATAAAACTAAGCTGCTAAACGGGATCTTTGCAATCCCTTAGCAATAGCCACAGTAATTAGTACAGCAATTATAACTTCTGGAATTCCATGACTAACAGCAATAGTAACAGCCGTTTCCCAGTTAGGTAAGTAACCTCTAATTACTCCCAAGGATAACACACCAACGGTATTGGTTATAGTACCTACTATAGCCGCTATACCTGTTGCCATTAAATTATTTTTAATAGCCATATATGCATATGCAGCAAATATACCAATCAAGACCCTTGGGAGAATAGCTATTATTGGATCTGAAAATAAGGCAGCACCACCACGCAAAAAACTGAACAAGCCAAATATCAAACCAACAGCACCTCCAACTAAAGGTCCCTCTATAATCGCCCCAATAATCACTGGGATATGCATTATAGTTGCTGAACCTGCTGGAGTAGGAACTGGGATAAATCCTAGTGGTGTTGAGCCTAGTAATAATGATATCGCTCCTAGTATTCCAGTTATCGTTAATTGTCTTACTGTAAATTTCATTAATACTCCTCCTTATTTTTTGATAATTAATATATGATAATTTCATTTATTATAAATTGATATTTATCGTATAATGGGTATAAAGAGACACTTTTCACTTTTAAAAAACAAACAAAATTATTAAAACATTTTTCGGGAAAGCTTATCAGCTTTTTTCCCGAGTTACTTTTAGCATTACCATAAAAGTAACCAAAAGGTCTAGAAGAAAATTAAACTCTCTCAGCAATCAACACCTATTGAAATTGAGAAATATGGTACTTCTAATTCAAAGATCATACCGTAACTATTACTTCTTGAAAATGTTTGCTTCGTTCAAACATTAATTTTCTTCAATTTAAAATCTTTAAAATCTTTTAATTATCAATTCTCAACTCCACCTTCTCAATTCTAAAAAATATTGCAATATCTTTCTTTCATATTTAAATATCACAATCACAAATCTGATTATCTTCATTGACTAACACAACTTTAGGACTTAATTCTTTAGATTCACTTTCATTCATCAGAGCATAGGAGATTATAATTACAGT of the Orenia metallireducens genome contains:
- a CDS encoding ECF transporter S component, producing the protein MKFTVRQLTITGILGAISLLLGSTPLGFIPVPTPAGSATIMHIPVIIGAIIEGPLVGGAVGLIFGLFSFLRGGAALFSDPIIAILPRVLIGIFAAYAYMAIKNNLMATGIAAIVGTITNTVGVLSLGVIRGYLPNWETAVTIAVSHGIPEVIIAVLITVAIAKGLQRSRLAA